In Alkalihalobacillus sp. FSL W8-0930, a single window of DNA contains:
- a CDS encoding tetratricopeptide repeat protein has translation MDDGYKLYQQLQNEVTGLQSFISFDRNHYLREFCSKPERLMDVIQIGEDCLRHLHSDDRSDRLQDLIYGILGNLYRMNNQPVKAIEYLERCVMKAVHIKDLKREAISSIRLAEALKYAERHHDSLGKLSRAEEICRAHSFESILDFVLQHKGKCFAEMGRMDEASASLDEALEIRIRKKDPSLIESTKLARECLLGV, from the coding sequence GTGGATGATGGATATAAGTTGTACCAACAGCTACAAAACGAAGTGACCGGACTGCAGTCATTTATCTCGTTTGATAGGAATCACTATTTGCGGGAGTTTTGCTCTAAACCTGAGAGATTAATGGATGTCATTCAGATTGGTGAAGACTGCCTGAGGCATTTACATTCAGATGATCGGTCGGACCGTCTGCAAGATCTCATTTATGGCATTTTGGGGAACCTTTATAGAATGAATAATCAACCGGTTAAGGCGATAGAGTATCTAGAGCGGTGTGTAATGAAAGCCGTACATATAAAGGATTTGAAAAGAGAAGCAATTAGCTCCATTCGATTGGCAGAGGCACTAAAATATGCAGAACGTCATCATGATTCCCTTGGAAAATTATCGCGCGCAGAAGAGATCTGTCGGGCACATTCGTTTGAGAGCATCTTAGATTTTGTTCTGCAGCATAAAGGAAAATGCTTTGCGGAGATGGGGAGGATGGATGAAGCAAGTGCTAGCTTGGACGAAGCTCTGGAGATCCGTATCAGGAAGAAGGATCCGTCATTAATCGAGTCAACCAAGCTGGCGCGTGAATGCTTGTTAGGAGTGTAG
- a CDS encoding right-handed parallel beta-helix repeat-containing protein, whose amino-acid sequence MKGVSRIVLSFLVFILMFSHAGVKAGNAAVVDPEDLVWENITFGQSTDLNFAANTLPEKVGVNYADPENPGTIEGDIFMESRGGKLAPGHDGLTFYYTTLDARDTNFVLEADLTFHQLGPETGATPSGQEGGGIMVRDVNGSPRQDPMIDGYEEVPAASNYAAVGLMRGGISALARKGVVEPWGNPGSTWTNQVIKGVPNLPMDTPVRLKLERTDTDFIMTATFTHLDGSPSFEQKIPGADLVQQMDESNMQLGFYASRNAALTVSNAELSLSEANTVPSPEVPVKEPDVAFHVVSPQESGSDTYELKSMANYDGIVTIQKDGEEVVKDAAVSANKAYSFETKLQNEKTNFTLDYTPTDAPTEQTITQEINVTKRVFKGGQGLFVSPDGSKDASGKKNDPLDLETAIKYVKPGESIFMREGTYKKAINIAKPYSGKEGKLKSLVPYKGETVVFDGENRAGNLISLNADYWHIAGFELTKATGNGMRVNGSHNLIELMTFSFNQSTGFQISGSGTDPEKWPQHNYILNSVAHDNRDASDINADGFAAKLGVGEGNVFQGNIAHNNIDDGWDLYNRTNEGANKPITMDGNISYSNGKLSDGYNEDGTSGSGFKVGGEGLPVAHIVKNNLAFDNNMDGFTDNFNPGMIMMKNNTSIDNKRYNYIFRINPYFEPEEQGIFTNNLSIFTDPENARADFVSGNVDKTNFFFDGEKTVNSEGIVIDETHFKSLTVPELYERDKNGNLIWGDFTKLSDRSSLIKAGEGGSYVGAIPPTKISKNPSPPNRPVTPPGPPVTPPGLKDKGK is encoded by the coding sequence ATGAAAGGTGTGTCGAGGATCGTTTTGTCATTTCTAGTCTTTATCTTAATGTTTAGTCATGCAGGGGTTAAAGCAGGGAACGCTGCGGTTGTTGATCCAGAGGATTTAGTGTGGGAAAATATTACGTTTGGACAATCAACCGACCTTAATTTTGCAGCCAATACATTACCAGAAAAAGTTGGAGTAAACTATGCCGATCCTGAGAACCCTGGAACAATTGAGGGCGACATATTTATGGAGAGTCGTGGAGGGAAGTTAGCTCCTGGCCACGATGGACTTACTTTTTATTATACAACCTTAGATGCGCGGGATACGAATTTTGTATTAGAAGCGGACCTTACATTTCACCAACTAGGGCCTGAGACAGGTGCAACTCCAAGTGGCCAAGAGGGCGGCGGAATCATGGTTCGTGATGTGAACGGAAGCCCTCGCCAGGATCCTATGATTGATGGATACGAGGAAGTTCCAGCAGCTTCAAATTATGCGGCAGTCGGACTGATGCGTGGAGGAATTAGTGCCCTTGCACGAAAAGGTGTTGTAGAGCCTTGGGGGAATCCAGGTAGCACTTGGACAAATCAAGTCATCAAGGGTGTGCCGAATCTTCCAATGGATACGCCGGTTCGGTTAAAGCTCGAGCGAACGGATACAGATTTTATCATGACAGCGACATTCACTCACTTGGATGGGTCGCCTTCCTTTGAACAAAAGATACCGGGAGCTGACCTTGTTCAGCAAATGGATGAATCGAATATGCAGCTTGGCTTCTATGCCTCTCGTAATGCAGCTTTGACCGTTAGTAATGCAGAGCTTTCATTAAGTGAGGCAAATACCGTGCCATCACCTGAAGTACCTGTAAAAGAACCAGATGTAGCCTTTCACGTAGTATCACCTCAAGAATCTGGTTCAGATACGTATGAATTAAAATCAATGGCGAACTACGACGGGATTGTAACGATTCAAAAAGATGGAGAAGAGGTTGTGAAAGACGCAGCCGTTTCAGCAAATAAAGCCTATTCGTTTGAAACAAAGCTGCAGAATGAAAAGACAAACTTTACATTAGACTATACACCAACCGATGCTCCAACGGAACAAACCATCACCCAAGAGATCAACGTCACGAAACGAGTATTTAAAGGTGGACAAGGACTGTTCGTTTCACCAGATGGATCAAAGGATGCGAGTGGAAAAAAGAATGATCCGTTAGATCTGGAAACTGCCATCAAATACGTGAAGCCTGGCGAATCGATCTTCATGCGCGAAGGAACATACAAAAAAGCGATCAACATCGCAAAACCGTATAGTGGAAAGGAAGGAAAGTTGAAGTCGCTTGTGCCGTATAAAGGCGAGACGGTAGTGTTTGATGGAGAGAACAGAGCTGGTAATCTAATTAGCTTAAATGCTGATTATTGGCATATTGCAGGATTTGAACTAACAAAAGCTACTGGAAATGGCATGAGAGTAAACGGAAGCCACAATCTAATAGAATTAATGACATTTAGCTTTAATCAAAGTACAGGATTCCAAATCTCCGGAAGTGGAACGGATCCAGAGAAATGGCCACAACATAACTATATTCTTAACAGCGTAGCTCATGACAATCGAGATGCATCTGATATTAATGCAGATGGGTTTGCTGCAAAGCTTGGAGTAGGAGAAGGAAACGTTTTCCAAGGGAATATTGCACACAACAACATTGATGATGGCTGGGATCTATATAATCGTACGAATGAGGGTGCGAATAAACCAATTACAATGGATGGAAACATCTCCTATTCAAATGGAAAATTGAGTGATGGGTATAACGAGGACGGCACTTCAGGAAGCGGTTTTAAAGTAGGTGGAGAAGGTCTTCCTGTGGCTCATATCGTGAAGAACAATCTAGCATTTGATAACAACATGGATGGCTTCACTGATAACTTTAACCCAGGGATGATCATGATGAAGAACAATACCTCCATTGATAACAAACGCTATAACTATATCTTCCGTATCAATCCTTATTTCGAGCCTGAGGAACAGGGCATATTTACAAACAACTTGTCTATCTTTACAGATCCAGAGAATGCTCGAGCTGACTTTGTCTCAGGAAACGTAGACAAAACAAACTTCTTCTTTGATGGTGAGAAAACCGTGAACTCAGAAGGCATCGTCATTGATGAGACCCATTTCAAAAGCTTAACTGTTCCAGAGCTTTACGAAAGAGATAAAAACGGAAACCTCATCTGGGGAGACTTTACGAAACTTTCAGACAGGAGTTCTCTCATTAAAGCAGGTGAAGGAGGCAGCTACGTTGGCGCAATTCCACCAACCAAGATCTCTAAAAACCCTTCGCCACCTAATCGACCAGTCACTCCACCCGGACCACCTGTCACCCCACCAGGATTAAAGGATAAAGGAAAATAA
- a CDS encoding FixH family protein: MKRMTYSILLITAFFLSACTNSEQNMEAIIPDVIEVDIDIPETSSPNEKLAIPVHVSQGDEPVDDARDVVIEIWESEDRENGFLEEAKLQSDGLYQIDYTFSEDGIFLVQAHVSARDMHSMPIQPIFVGDVSEDEINAFNEAGGVASEQQGESKHH; the protein is encoded by the coding sequence ATGAAACGTATGACATACAGCATCTTACTTATTACCGCTTTTTTTCTAAGCGCTTGCACAAATAGTGAGCAAAACATGGAAGCCATTATCCCAGATGTCATAGAGGTCGACATTGACATACCCGAAACCTCCAGTCCAAACGAAAAGCTCGCCATCCCCGTACACGTCTCGCAAGGAGATGAACCCGTTGATGATGCACGTGACGTGGTCATTGAAATCTGGGAAAGTGAGGACCGAGAGAATGGGTTTTTAGAAGAGGCGAAGCTACAATCAGACGGACTCTATCAAATTGATTATACCTTTTCAGAGGACGGCATTTTCCTCGTGCAAGCCCACGTGAGCGCGCGTGACATGCACTCCATGCCGATTCAACCGATCTTTGTTGGGGATGTTTCAGAAGATGAGATTAACGCCTTTAACGAAGCCGGCGGTGTCGCTTCTGAGCAGCAGGGTGAGAGTAAGCATCATTGA
- a CDS encoding alpha/beta fold hydrolase yields MLMKGIRLSLIAMLVVALSWGTPLVTHAQDEVETTAIDFTKPVVLVHGIGGAGYNFASIERKLRSVGYDRADLHAIDFADRSGNNLRNSRQLQEFITDVLRNYDANEVNIIAHSMGGSNTLRYLTQLGGVDQVDKVITLGGANRLGAGSVPAGVDFTSIYSSSDFIVSNSLSRITGANNIHVTGVSHIGLLSNSRVQNLIVEALDN; encoded by the coding sequence ATGTTGATGAAAGGTATTCGTTTATCACTGATTGCTATGCTTGTTGTCGCTCTATCATGGGGGACGCCACTTGTTACACATGCACAAGATGAGGTAGAAACAACCGCAATTGATTTTACAAAACCGGTTGTGTTGGTTCATGGGATAGGTGGGGCTGGCTATAACTTTGCAAGTATTGAACGGAAATTACGAAGTGTTGGATATGACCGCGCAGACTTACATGCGATTGATTTCGCAGATCGCTCCGGAAACAACCTTCGAAACTCCAGACAGCTACAAGAATTTATCACCGATGTATTAAGAAACTATGATGCAAACGAGGTCAACATTATTGCTCATAGTATGGGAGGATCTAATACGCTCCGTTATCTCACTCAACTAGGTGGTGTGGACCAGGTTGATAAAGTAATCACTTTAGGAGGAGCAAACCGCTTAGGAGCAGGCTCTGTACCAGCAGGAGTAGACTTTACATCGATCTATAGTAGCTCTGATTTTATCGTTTCCAACAGTCTCTCTCGTATTACAGGAGCTAATAACATTCACGTAACAGGAGTCAGTCATATTGGATTGTTATCAAATAGTAGAGTTCAGAACTTGATTGTAGAGGCCTTGGATAACTAG
- a CDS encoding VOC family protein, giving the protein MINGLTIQLKVSSYEEGLNWYKMLLNREPDFVPHEHFAEWELVKGAWLQIAKGEPAKQGGPLRLGVHDIYEERGRLMRELDIEIEEVQTREGVPAAWCTFEDPFGNRIGLYQELGE; this is encoded by the coding sequence GTGATAAATGGATTAACGATTCAACTGAAGGTGTCTAGCTATGAGGAAGGATTAAACTGGTACAAAATGCTTCTGAACCGGGAGCCGGATTTTGTTCCCCATGAACATTTTGCTGAGTGGGAATTGGTCAAGGGAGCATGGCTACAAATCGCTAAAGGCGAGCCTGCTAAACAAGGTGGACCGCTTCGATTGGGAGTGCATGATATCTATGAAGAACGAGGACGGTTGATGCGAGAGTTGGATATTGAGATCGAAGAAGTGCAGACACGTGAAGGAGTTCCAGCAGCCTGGTGTACATTTGAAGATCCATTTGGGAACAGGATCGGGTTGTATCAGGAATTGGGGGAGTAG
- a CDS encoding ABC transporter ATP-binding protein, giving the protein MIQMKGLTKTFKQGQEQTTVLKGIDLTIKEGEFVAIMGPSGSGKSTLLQLVGGLDLPTSGDIQISNEQLHKMNEKERTVYRRKHLGFVFQNYQLLPTLTVKENIAFPIHADRKVKKQDEERVNQLIQAVGLARYGNKKANVLSGGQQQRVAVARALANQPSVLLADEPTGNLDREKAEEILHLLAGFHRKEGQTIVMVTHDIFAAGFADRIILFKDGLIDQEIRREDEQYAEYLAHFMA; this is encoded by the coding sequence ATGATTCAAATGAAAGGTCTGACAAAGACATTTAAACAGGGTCAAGAGCAAACAACGGTATTAAAGGGGATTGATTTAACGATTAAAGAAGGAGAATTCGTAGCCATTATGGGACCAAGTGGCTCAGGAAAAAGCACACTCCTTCAGTTAGTAGGTGGACTTGATCTACCGACTTCCGGGGATATCCAGATAAGTAATGAACAACTACATAAGATGAACGAAAAAGAGCGAACAGTTTATCGAAGAAAACATTTGGGATTTGTCTTTCAAAACTATCAACTGCTTCCTACATTAACAGTAAAGGAAAATATCGCGTTTCCTATTCATGCAGATCGGAAAGTGAAAAAACAGGATGAAGAGCGCGTAAACCAGCTCATTCAAGCGGTTGGTCTTGCGAGATACGGTAATAAAAAAGCGAATGTACTCAGTGGAGGTCAGCAACAACGGGTCGCTGTAGCGCGGGCTTTAGCGAATCAACCTTCTGTGTTACTTGCTGATGAGCCTACAGGGAACCTAGACCGAGAAAAGGCTGAAGAGATTCTTCATTTGTTAGCAGGTTTTCATCGTAAAGAAGGGCAAACCATTGTGATGGTGACCCATGATATCTTTGCAGCGGGCTTTGCAGATCGAATCATTCTGTTCAAAGATGGCCTGATTGATCAGGAGATTCGAAGAGAGGATGAACAGTATGCTGAGTACTTGGCTCATTTCATGGCGTAA
- a CDS encoding YpmS family protein: protein MKTKEHKKPTNWKRWFVGLLILNIAVIATICTFIFWPISSVNYMYDDSNDPGRSSEFIVQTTKQNINDLSNAYIDQFLEGTDHNYRLEIDEDIHLIGELPVFSTTLPLSVRFEPVVQDNGDLILRQESISLGLLELPNQKIMEYLDRYLPMPPWVTVNPEEEEIYVAVTDMDIRSNFQVEVERINLEEDDLAFKIIVPYRTLGIESAEPIE, encoded by the coding sequence ATGAAAACAAAAGAACATAAAAAACCGACAAATTGGAAAAGGTGGTTTGTTGGGCTACTAATCCTAAATATTGCCGTGATCGCAACCATTTGTACCTTTATCTTCTGGCCGATCTCAAGCGTCAATTATATGTATGACGACAGCAATGACCCAGGACGAAGCTCCGAATTCATCGTGCAAACAACCAAACAAAACATAAACGATCTGTCCAACGCGTACATTGACCAGTTTTTAGAAGGAACCGATCATAACTACCGACTGGAAATTGACGAAGATATTCATCTAATTGGAGAGCTACCCGTTTTCTCAACAACGCTCCCACTATCCGTCCGCTTTGAGCCAGTTGTGCAAGACAACGGAGATTTGATCCTAAGACAAGAATCCATTTCCTTAGGATTACTCGAACTCCCTAATCAAAAAATCATGGAGTACCTAGACCGTTACCTCCCAATGCCGCCATGGGTTACCGTTAATCCAGAGGAAGAGGAAATCTACGTAGCCGTCACCGATATGGATATCCGTAGCAACTTCCAAGTCGAGGTCGAGCGGATTAATCTAGAAGAAGATGACCTCGCATTTAAAATCATCGTGCCGTACCGTACGTTAGGTATCGAATCAGCAGAGCCGATAGAGTAG
- a CDS encoding kanamycin nucleotidyltransferase C-terminal domain-containing protein, which produces MGKLRNAMHTKNISYIPRGAIDFAWQTAKLIGLANKRYYTTRARTYEESLQFDSKPVGYVELVQLVMQGRLDDPEEVYRRCEILWEGINTWFEHLGIEYRTTKLPW; this is translated from the coding sequence ATGGGGAAGCTGAGAAACGCCATGCATACGAAAAATATCTCTTATATTCCAAGAGGTGCAATTGACTTTGCGTGGCAGACAGCAAAATTGATAGGCTTGGCTAATAAGCGGTATTACACCACTAGAGCCAGAACCTATGAGGAATCGCTTCAGTTTGATTCAAAACCGGTTGGATATGTAGAATTGGTCCAGTTAGTCATGCAGGGAAGGCTGGATGATCCAGAAGAAGTGTATAGGCGATGTGAGATTCTTTGGGAAGGTATAAATACATGGTTTGAGCACTTAGGCATCGAATACCGCACTACAAAGCTTCCGTGGTAA
- a CDS encoding aldo/keto reductase: MNQNNELLTHKIGLGTAPLGNMFREVPEEEAKATIEAAWDAGIRYYDTAPFYGAGLAELRLGNFLSKRNRDDFVLSTKVGRVIEDETEEKEGLFANGRTNKVTTDYSAEATHASIDQSLQRLQTNRIDFVFVHDLSPDYHGDEWIAKFEEARTGAFRVLDDLKEQGVIKGWGLGVNTTIPIELALQLEEVHPTISLQATQYTLLDHEDTLRRMMPEVEQSNASIVVGAPYSSGALLGGDNYNYGDIPQDVQTKINSLKEVAESHGVSLKAAALQFSLAHPAVAAVIPGSTRPDRIEEDLNALQEKIPEAFWQELIEKQLISAVAPLPL; the protein is encoded by the coding sequence ATGAATCAGAACAATGAACTACTTACTCATAAAATAGGACTTGGCACAGCGCCACTTGGTAATATGTTTCGTGAAGTACCCGAGGAAGAAGCCAAAGCAACGATTGAAGCAGCCTGGGATGCGGGAATTCGTTACTATGACACAGCTCCCTTTTATGGTGCAGGTTTAGCGGAGCTTCGCTTAGGAAACTTCCTTTCTAAACGCAATCGAGATGATTTTGTGTTAAGTACAAAGGTTGGTCGAGTGATTGAAGATGAGACAGAAGAAAAAGAAGGACTTTTCGCAAATGGTCGAACCAATAAGGTAACTACAGACTATTCAGCAGAAGCCACTCATGCCTCCATTGATCAAAGCCTGCAAAGACTGCAAACCAATCGTATTGATTTTGTGTTTGTACACGATCTATCGCCTGACTATCACGGGGATGAGTGGATCGCTAAGTTTGAAGAAGCACGAACGGGAGCCTTCCGTGTTCTTGACGACTTAAAAGAACAAGGTGTGATCAAAGGATGGGGACTTGGCGTAAACACAACGATCCCAATCGAGCTTGCGTTGCAACTGGAAGAAGTGCATCCAACCATTAGCTTACAAGCCACTCAATACACACTTCTTGACCACGAAGACACCTTGCGCCGAATGATGCCTGAGGTTGAACAATCAAACGCGAGCATTGTTGTAGGTGCACCGTATAGCTCGGGAGCCCTGCTTGGCGGGGATAACTATAACTACGGCGATATCCCGCAAGACGTTCAAACGAAAATTAACAGCCTAAAAGAGGTGGCAGAATCTCATGGTGTCAGCTTAAAAGCCGCCGCCCTGCAGTTTTCATTAGCGCATCCAGCCGTTGCAGCAGTTATACCAGGCTCAACAAGACCAGATCGCATCGAGGAAGATCTCAATGCCTTGCAAGAAAAAATTCCAGAAGCATTCTGGCAGGAATTAATTGAAAAACAACTCATTTCAGCGGTGGCGCCGTTGCCGTTGTAA
- a CDS encoding S66 peptidase family protein: MITYPLMKKAATIGVTAPSSGVDPDLHHIVKEAVKRLEEKGYSFQIGETTWTQHKAKAAPAQARAEELNQMMTNDEVEVIIPPWGGELLIEILEHLDFESMKTKWILGYSDVSLLLLTITLQTGIATAHGTNLVDLRGEACDPTTAMWEKVLSTESGGEVVQYSSENYQKEWDHANPSPHVFHLTEQTEWKTTTGERVEIEGRLLGGCVDVIHHLVGTPYGDVATFRRRFIEEEPVVWYFENCEMTTTDLKRSLIQMKLAGWFEECAGILFGRSAANTPVEGYTAEDVYRDLAEELGIPIVYDIDCGHVPPQLTLINGAYARVETENGQGKITQWFK; this comes from the coding sequence ATGATTACATATCCACTTATGAAAAAAGCGGCGACCATTGGGGTGACGGCTCCTTCCTCAGGTGTTGACCCTGATCTCCATCATATTGTAAAAGAAGCGGTGAAGCGTCTAGAGGAAAAGGGATATTCTTTTCAAATTGGTGAAACAACATGGACGCAGCATAAGGCAAAGGCTGCCCCTGCACAAGCACGTGCGGAGGAACTAAATCAGATGATGACAAATGATGAGGTAGAAGTCATCATTCCTCCTTGGGGTGGAGAGCTTCTTATTGAAATTCTTGAGCATCTTGACTTTGAATCGATGAAAACGAAATGGATTTTAGGCTACTCTGACGTAAGCTTGCTGTTACTTACGATTACGCTTCAAACAGGAATTGCAACGGCTCACGGAACAAATCTTGTTGATCTAAGAGGAGAAGCGTGTGATCCGACAACCGCCATGTGGGAGAAGGTCCTGTCTACTGAATCGGGTGGAGAAGTGGTTCAATATTCGTCTGAGAATTATCAAAAGGAATGGGATCATGCAAATCCAAGCCCACATGTGTTTCATCTAACCGAACAAACGGAGTGGAAAACAACAACAGGTGAGCGAGTCGAGATCGAAGGCCGGTTGCTTGGAGGATGCGTTGATGTGATCCATCACCTTGTTGGTACGCCTTACGGGGATGTTGCGACTTTTAGAAGACGATTCATTGAGGAAGAACCCGTTGTTTGGTACTTCGAGAATTGCGAAATGACAACAACCGATTTAAAAAGGTCGCTCATTCAAATGAAGCTTGCTGGTTGGTTTGAAGAGTGTGCAGGCATCTTGTTCGGTAGAAGTGCGGCAAATACGCCAGTTGAGGGGTATACGGCAGAGGACGTCTATCGGGATCTGGCTGAAGAACTTGGCATTCCAATCGTATATGACATCGACTGTGGACATGTGCCTCCTCAGCTTACGCTCATAAATGGTGCGTATGCGAGAGTTGAGACGGAGAACGGACAGGGGAAAATAACGCAGTGGTTTAAATAA
- a CDS encoding SGNH/GDSL hydrolase family protein — MKKPLILFISLLIAIGIGFYIHQSTQTKPSFQEVTIVDNEETTEPDSVEEPPEELEEPAEEEATEEEESQPSPFSDFIVKAAQNTIQFFSNRETKITAIGDSLTQGVGAVNEEGGYVGILDRSINQSEQLVTVNNFGKRGNRSGQMLERLSLPEVEESIQQSDIVLVTIGANDIMKVLRENVTDLKLEPFDIERELYAERLTEITDTIFELNPNADIYLLGIYNPYLQYFGDVEELGEILTDWNNETEEYAEENDEIFFVPTEDIFEDTETDLLAEDRFHPNDAGYKLMAQRVLDYLSEDEG, encoded by the coding sequence ATGAAAAAACCATTGATACTATTTATTAGCTTGCTGATTGCCATTGGTATAGGCTTTTATATTCACCAGTCCACTCAGACAAAACCATCCTTTCAAGAAGTAACCATTGTAGATAATGAAGAAACAACTGAGCCTGATTCAGTAGAGGAGCCTCCCGAGGAATTAGAGGAACCCGCGGAAGAGGAAGCAACCGAGGAAGAAGAATCTCAACCCTCTCCGTTCTCTGATTTCATTGTAAAAGCTGCACAAAATACGATTCAATTCTTTTCAAATAGGGAAACAAAGATTACAGCGATTGGCGATTCGTTAACGCAAGGAGTCGGCGCTGTGAATGAAGAAGGTGGATACGTCGGCATTCTTGATCGGTCCATCAATCAATCAGAACAGCTTGTTACGGTCAACAATTTTGGAAAAAGAGGGAACCGTTCTGGCCAAATGCTTGAACGATTAAGCCTGCCTGAAGTAGAAGAATCCATTCAACAATCCGATATTGTCCTTGTGACCATCGGTGCAAACGACATTATGAAAGTGTTACGAGAAAATGTGACCGATTTAAAATTGGAACCTTTTGATATAGAGCGCGAACTATATGCCGAACGTCTTACCGAAATTACAGACACCATTTTTGAGTTGAATCCAAATGCAGATATCTATCTGCTAGGCATCTATAACCCGTATCTGCAGTACTTTGGAGATGTCGAGGAACTTGGCGAAATTCTTACAGACTGGAACAACGAAACAGAAGAATACGCGGAGGAAAATGACGAGATTTTCTTTGTCCCAACGGAAGATATATTTGAAGATACGGAAACAGATCTACTAGCCGAGGATCGCTTCCATCCAAATGACGCCGGCTATAAACTCATGGCACAACGTGTGCTCGATTATTTAAGTGAAGACGAAGGATGA